gtgcacacgtgcacgtggCCTTTAAGAAGTGAGGAGTGGCACGGGGCTTGGaagtgagagaaagagcgaggggggtgggtggagggCATCGGTGGATGGTGGAGTCGATGTCAGAGAGTTCAGCAAAAGATGGGAGGAAAACAAGCGGCTACTGCACACGAGAATAGGCGTTCCGAGAAACGAGCAAgaaaggggtggtggtggtggtgtgtttGGTGGGTGTGTTACGccacttccccctccccccccccacacacgcacacatcaaCGCATTCATATCCGTGTAGAGAATGTTTGCCTGAGTGAGGCTCTGACACGTCCCTGCCGTCTTCTTGGTTCGCCTACTGTGCCCTCTTTGCAGTTttgccccccctctctctctctctttgaaTGGCGCTCCTCCCACACTCCCCCTCGCACTGTCTTCGGCTTTCGTGGTGGGTCCGTTGGTGGCTCTTTTtcgtgtggggggaggggaggcgctTGTACGagcatcgtcgtcgccatcgtcaGTGTCTCCTACGTCGCACTCTCCAGCATCCATCACCGTTGCAAAGCCATAAACACCCGAAAGGAAAAAGTACAGGCATAGAGAGACGTTTAACCAGtaccgccccctcccttcctctgtccccaccacccctctctttctctcttcacatCTCTTCAGTCTTTGGGTGGATGGAGGGGGATTCTGCGTTCTTGATTGGGTTGTTTGTTGGTctactactgctgctgctgctccgcgctAACGATCGTATTGCTTTGTTTTTTCTGTGCTTTCTGGGGTGTCTGTGCATTTtccatgcgtgtgcgtgcgtgcgtgcgtgcgtgtgtgtgtgtgtgtgtgtgtgtgtgtgttNNNNNNNNNNNNNNNNNNNNNNNNNNNNNNNNNNNNNNNNNNNNNNNNNNNNNNNNNNNNNNNNNNNNNNNNNNNNNNNNNNNNNNNNNNNNNNNNNNNNNNNNNNNNNNNNNNNNNNNNNNNNNNNNNNNNNNNNNNNNNNNNNNNNNNNNNNNNNNNNNNNNNNNNNNNNNNNNNNNNNNNNNNNNNNNNNNNNNNNNNNNNNNNNNNNNNNNNNNNNNNNNNNNNNNNNNNNNNNNNNNNNNNNNNNNNNNNNNNNNNNNNNNNNNNNNNNNNNNNNNNNNNNNNNNNNNNNNNNNNNNNNNNNNNNNNNNNNNNNNNNNNNNNNNNNNNNNNNNNNNNNNNNNNNNNNNNNNNNNNNNNNNNNNNNNNNNNNNNNNNNNNNNNNNNNNNNNNNNNNNNNNNNNNNNNNNNNNNNNNNNNNNNNNNNNNNNNNNNNNNNNNNNNNNNNNNNNNNNNNNNNNNNNNNNNNNNNNNNNNNNNNNNNNNNNNNNNNNNNNNNNNNNNNNNNNNNNNNNNNNNNNNNNNNNNNNNNNNNNNNNNNNNNNNNNNNNNNNNNNNNNNNNNNNNNNNNNNNNNNNNNNNNNNNNNNNNNNNNNNNNNNNNNNNNNNNNNNNNNNNNNNNNNNNNNNNNNNNNNNNNNNNNNNNNNNNNNNNNNNNNNNNNNNNNNNNNNNNNNNNNNNNNNNNNNNNNNNNNNNNNNNNNNNNNNNNNNNNNNNNNNNNNNNNNNNNNNNNNNNNNNNNNNNNNNNNNNNNNNNNNNNNNNNNNNNNNNNNNNNNNNNNNNNNNNNNNNNNNNNNNNNNNNNNNNNNNNNNNNNNNNNNNNNNNNNNNNNNNNNNNNNNNNNNNNNNNNNNNNNNNNNNNNNNNNNNNNNNNNNNNNNNNNNNNNNNNNNNNNNNNNNNNNNNNNNNNNNNNNNNNNNNNNNNNNNNNNNNNNNNNNNNNNNNNNNNNNNNNNNNNNNNNNNNNNNNNNNNNNNNNNNNNNNNNNNNNNNNNNNNNNNNNNNNNNNNNNNNNNNNNNNNNNNNNNNNNNNNNNNNNNNNNNNNNNNNNNNNNNNNNNNNNNNNNNNNNNNNNNNNNNNNNNNNNNNNNNNNNNNNNNNNNNNNNNNNNNNNNNNNNNNNNNNNNNNNNNNNNNNNNNNNNNNNNNNNNNNNNNNNNNNNNNNNNNNNNNNNNNNNNNNNNNNNNNNNNNNNNNNNNNNNNNNNNNNNNNNNNNNNNNNNNNNNNNNNNNNNNNNNNNNNNNNNNNNNNNNNNNNNNNNNNNNNNNNNNNNNNNNNNNNNNNNNNNNNNNNNNNNNNNNNNNNNNNNNNNNNNNNNNNNNNNNNNNNNNNNNNNNNNNNNNNNNNNNNNNNNNNNNNNNNNNNNNNNNNNNNNNNNNNNNNNNNNNNNNNNNNNNNNNNNNNNNNNNNNNNNNNNNNNNNNNNNNNNNNNNNNNNNNNNNNNNNNNNNNNNNNNNNNNNNNNNNNNNNNNNNNNNNNNNNNNNNNNNNNNNNNNNNNNNNNNNNNNNNNNNNNNNNNNNNNNNNNNNNNNNNNNNNNNNNNNNNNNNNNNNNNNNNNNNNNNNNNNNNNNNNNNNNNNNNNNNNNNNNNNNNNNNNNNNNNNNNNNNNNNNNNNNNNNNNNNNNNNNNNNNNNNNNNNNNNNNNNNNNNNNNNNNNNNNNNNNNNNNNNNNNNNNNNNNNNNNNNNNNNNNNNNNNNNNNNNNNNNNNNNNNNNNNNNNNNNNNNNNNNNNNNNNNNNNNNNNNNNNNNNNNNNNNNNNNNNNNNNNNNNNNNNNNNNNNNNNNNNNNNNNNNNNNNNNNNNNNNNNNNNNNNNNNNNNNNNNNNNNNNNNNNNNNNNNNNNNNNNNNNNNNNNNNNNNNNNNNNNNNNNNNNNNNNNNNNNNNNNNNNNNNNNNNNNNNNNNNNNNNNNNNNNNNNNNNNNNNNNNNNNNNNNNNNNNNNNNNNNNNNNNNNNNNNNNNNNNNNNNNNNNNNNNNNNNNNNNNNNNNNNNNNNNNNNNNNNNNNNNNNNNNNNNNNNNNNNNNNNNNNNNNNNNNNNNNNNNNNNNNNNNNNNNNNNNNNNNNNNNNNNNNNNNNNNNNNNNNNNNNNNNNNNNNNNNNNNNNNNNNNNNNNNNNNNNNNNNNNNNNNNNNNNNNNNNNNNNNNNNNNNNNNNNNNNNNNNNNNNNNNNNNNNNNNNNNNNNNNNNNNNNNNNNNNNNNNNNNNNNNNNNNNNNNNNNNNNNNNNNNNNNNNNNNNNNNNNNNNNNNNNNNNNNNNNNNNNNNNNNNNNNNNNNNNNNNNNNNNNNNNNNNNNNNNNNNNNNNNNNNNNNNNNNNNNNNNNNNNNNNNNNNNNNNNNNNNNNNNNNNNNNNNNNNNNNNNNNNNNNNNNNNNNNNNNNNNNNNNNNNNNNNNNNNNNNNNNNNNNNNNNNNNNNNNNNNNNNNNNNNNNNNNNNNNNNNNNNNNNNNNNNNNNNNNNNNNNNNNNNNNNNNNNNNNNNNNNNNNNNNNNNNNNNNNNNNNNNNNNNNNNNNNNNNNNNNNNNNNNNNNNNNNNNNNNNNNNNNNNNNNNNNNNNNNNNNNNNNNNNNNNNNNNNNNNNNNNNNNNNNNNNNNNNNNNNNNNNNNNNNNNNNNNNNNNNNNNNNNNNNNNNNNNNNNNNNNNNNNNNNNNNNNNNNNNNNNNNNNNNNNNNNNNNNNNNNNNNNNNNNNNNNNNNNNNNNNNNNNNNNNNNNNNNNNNNNNNNNNNNNNNNNNNNNNNNNNNNNNNNNNNNNNNNNNNNNNNNNNNNNNNNNNNNNNNNNNNNNNNNNNNNNNNNNNNNNNNNNNNNNNNNNNNNNNNNNNNNNNNNNNNNNNNNNNNNNNNNNNNNNNNNNNNNNNNNNNNNNNNNNNNNNNNNNNNNNNNNNNNNNNNNNNNNNNNNNNNNNNNNNNNNNNNNNNNNNNNNNNNNNNNNNNNNNNNNNNNNNNNNNNNNNNNNNNNNNNNNNNNNNNNNNNNNNNNNNNNNNNNNNNNNNNNNNNNNNNNNNNNNNNNNNNNNNNNNNNNNNNNNNNNNNNNNNNNNNNNNNNNNNNNNNNNNNNNNNNNNNNNNNNNNNNNNNNNNNNNNNNNNNNNNNNNNNNNNNNNNNNNNNNNNNNNNNNNNNNNNNNNNNNNNNNNNNNNNNNNNNNNNNNNNNNNNNNNNNNNNNNNNNNNNNNNNNNNNNNNNNNNNNNNNNNNNNNNNNNNNNNNNNNNNNNNNNNNNNNNNNNNNNNNNNNNNNNNNNNNNNNNNNNNNNNNNNNNNNNNNNNNNNNNNNNNNNNNNNNNNNNNNNNNNNNNNNNNNNNNNNNNNNNNNNNNNNNNNNNNNNNNNNNNNNNNNNNNNNNNNNNNNNNNNNNNNNNNNNNNNNNNNNNNNNNNNNNNNNNNNNNNNNNNNNNNNNNNNNNNNNNNNNNNNNNNNNNNNNNNNNNNNNNNNNNNNNNNNNNNNNNNNNNNNNNNNNNNNNNNNNNNNNNNNNNNNNNNNNNNNNNNNNNNNNNNNNNNNNNNNNNNNNNNNNNNNNNNNNNNNNNNNNNNNNNNNNNNNNNNNNNNNNNNNNNNNNNNNNNNNNNNNNNNNNNNNNNNNNNNNNNNNNNNNNNNNNNNNNNNNNNNNNNNNNNNNNNNNNNNNNNNNNNNNNNNNNNNNNNNNNNNNNNNNNNNNNNNNNNNNNNNNNNNNNNNNNNNNNNNNNNNNNNNNNNNNNNNNNNNNNNNNNNNNNNNNNNNNNNNNNNNNNNNNNNNNNNNNNNNNNNNNNNNNNNNNNNNNNNNNNNNNNNNNNNNNNNNNNNNNNNNNNNNNNNNNNNNNNNNNNNNNNNNNNNNNNNNNNNNNNNNNNNNNNNNNNNNNNNNNNNNNNNNNNNNNNNNNNNNNNNNNNNNNNNNNNNNNNNNNNNNNNNNNNNNNNNNNNNNNNNNNNNNNNNNNNNNNNNNNNNNNNNNNNNNNNNNNNNNNNNNNNNNNNNNNNNNNNNNNNNNNNNNNNNNNNNNNNNNNNNNNNNNNNNNNNNNNNNNNNNNNNNNNNNNNNNNNNNNNNNNNNNNNNNNNNNNNNNNNNNNNNNNNNNNNNNNNNNNNNNNNNNNNNNNNNNNNNNNNNNNNNNNNNNNNNNNNNNNNNNNNNNNNNNNNNNNNNNNNNNNNNNNNNNNNNNNNNNNNNNNNNNNNNNNNNNNNNNNNNNNNNNNNNNNNNNNNNNNNNNNNNNNNNNNNNNNNNNNNNNNNNNNNNNNNNNNNNNNNNNNNNNNNNNNNNNNNNNNNNNNNNNNNNNNNNNNNNNNNNNNNNNNNNNNNNNNNNNNNNNNNNNNNNNNNNNNNNNNNNNNNNNNNNNNNNNNNNNNNNNNNNNNNNNNNNNNNNNNNNNNNNNNNNNNNNNNNNNNNNNNNNNNNNNNNNNNNNNNNNNNNNNNNNNNNNNNNNNNNNNNNNNNNNNNNNNNNNNNNNNNNNNNNNNNNNNNNNNNNNNNNNNNNNNNNNNNNNNNNNNNNNNNNNNNNNNNNNNNNNNNNNNNNNNNNNNNNNNNNNNNNNNNNNNNNNNNNNNNNNNNNNNNNNNNNNNNNNNNNNNNNNNNNNNNNNNNNNNNNNNNNNNNNNNNNNNNNNNNNNNNNNNNNNNNNNNNNNNNNNNNNNNNNNNNNNNNNNNNNNNNNNNNNNNNNNNNNNNNNNNNNNNNNNNNNNNNNNNNNNNNNNNNNNNNNNNNNNNNNNNNNNNNNNNNNNNNNNNNNNNNNNNNNNNNNNNNNNNNNNNNNNNNNNNNNNNNNNNNNNNNNNNNNNNNNNNNNNNNNNNNNNNNNNNNNNNNNNNNNNNNNNNNNNNNNNNNNNNNNNNNNNNNNNNNNNNNNNNNNNNNNNNNNNNNNNNNNNNNNNNNNNNNNNNNNNNNNNNNNNNNNNNNNNNNNNNNNNNNNNNNNNNNNNNNNNNNNNNNNNNNNNNNNNNNNNNNNNNNNNNNNNNNNNNNNNNNNNNNNNNNNNNNNNNNNNNNNNNNNNNNNNNNNNNNNNNNNNNNNNNNNNNNNNNNNNNNNNNNNNNNNNNNNNNNNNNNNNNNNNNNNNNNNNNNNNNNNNNNNNNNNNNNNNNNNNNNNNNNNNNNNNNNNNNNNNNNNNNNNNNNNNNNNNNNNNNNNNNNNNNNNNNNNNNNNNNNNNNNNNNNNNNNNNNNNNNNNNNNNNNNNNNNNNNNNNNNNNNNNNNNNNNNNNNNNNNNNNNNNNNNNNNNNNNNNNNNNNNNNNNNNNNNNNNNNNNNNNNNNNNNNNNNNNNNNNNNNNNNNNNNNNNNNNNNNNNNNNNNNNNNNNNNNNNNNNNNNNNNNNNNNNNNNNNNNNNNNNNNNNNNNNNNNNNNNNNNNNNNNNNNNNNNNNNNNNNNNNNNNNNNNNNNNNNNNNNNNNNNNNNNNNNNNNNNNNNNNNNNNNNNNNNNNNNNNNNNNNNNNNNNNNNNNNNNNNNNNNNNNNNNNNNNNNNNNNNNNNNNNNNNNNNNNNNNNNNNNNNNNNNNNNNNNNNNNNNNNNNNNNNNNNNNNNNNNNNNNNNNNNNNNNNNNNNNNNNNNNNNNNNNNNNNNNNNNNNNNNNNNNNNNNNNNNNNNNNNNNNNNNNNNNNNNNNNNNNNNNNNNNNNNNNNNNNNNNNNNNNNNNNNNNNNNNNNNNNNNNNNNNNNNNNNNNNNNNNNNNNNNNNNNNNNNNNNNNNNNNNNNNNNNNNNNNNNNNNNNNNNNNNNNNNNNNNNNNNNNNNNNNNNNNNNNNNNNNNNNNNNNNNNNNNNNNNNNNNNNNNNNNNNNNNNNNNNNNNNNNNNNNNNNNNNNNNNNNNNNNNNNNNNNNNNNNNNNNNNNNNNNNNNNNNNNNNNNNNNNNNNNNNNNNNNNNNNNNNNNNNNNNNNNNNNNNNNNNNNNNNNNNNNNNNNNNNNNNNNNNNNNNNNNNNNNNNNNNNNNNNNNNNNNNNNNNNNNNNNNNNNNNNNNNNNNNNNNNNNNNNNNNNNNNNNNNNNNNNNNNNNNNNNNNNNNNNNNNNNNNNNNNNNNNNNNNNNNNNNNNNNNNNNNNNNNNNNNNNNNNNNNNNNNNNNNNNNNNNNNNNNNNNNNNNNNNNNNNNNNNNNNNNNNNNNNNNNNNNNNNNNNNNNNNNNNNNNNNNNNNNNNNNNNNNNNNNNNNNNNNNNNNNNNNNNNNNNNNNNNNNNNNNNNNNNNNNNNNNNNNNNNNNNNNNNNNNNNNNNNNNNNNNNNNNNNNNNNNNNNNNNNNNNNNNNNNNNNNNNNNNNNNNNNNNNNNNNNNNNNNNNNNNNNNNNNNNNNNNNNNNNNNNNNNNNNNNNNNNNNNNNNNNNNNNNNNNNNNNNNNNNNNNNNNNNNNNNNNNNNNNNNNNNNNNNNNNNNNNNNNNNNNNNNNNNNNNNNNNNNNNNNNNNNNNNNNNNNNNNNNNNNNNNNNNNNNNNNNNNNNNNNNNNNNNNNNNNNNNNNNNNNNNNNNNNNNNNNNNNNNNNNNNNNNNNNNNNNNNNNNNNNNNNNNNNNNNNNNNNNNNNNNNNNNNNNNNNNNNNNNNNNNNNNNNNNNNNNNNNNNNNNNNNNNNNNNNNNNNNNNNNNNNNNNNNNNNNNNNNNNNNNNNNNNNNNGATGCCACCCTTCTCGccgcgctggagcagctggaggaagTGCGCGAGCGCCTTCACGACACGCTTCGCGAGGCCGCCTTCGGCTTCACGAGTGCgcagcgggaggaggagtcaACGCGGGGCTGCTTCGTATCCTTTGATGCGGTGCCCACAGCGCAAGGCACTCTCGAGGCCCTTGTGTCTCTCACACGGAAGCCTGTCACTACCTCGCCAAGTGGCTCTGAGGAGACTCGCCGTGGTGAAAACAATGAGGCCGCCCGAGTGGACAGCTGCAGTTATGCGTGGGAGATGGTGCTGATAAACGGTAAACGAAGAAGGAGGCAACAAGTGCGAGCAGCTGAGCCACAGCAAGGATCTCCGACATCCAACtctgcagaagaagaggccgATATTTCTCCTCCAGACCCGATCTACTACTTCAGTGAGTGCCCCTCTAGTGCCCTGCGAGAGTGCCAGGAGGCATACAGACGCGTgttgcgctgcgccgtcgagACTGTGAATGCACAGCAACGTGccctggcggcagcggtggcaatGACGGCAGCAAGTGTGCAAGAATCATAGGAGCATCTCTCCTTCTGCGTGTGGTGTGCCACCCGGGGGTCAGCTCCGTTCTGGCGAGAGCGGGTAGAGACGTCCTCACAAGTAAACGTTTACGCATGATGGGGCAGGGGACTCGGGCAGCCCCTCCCGAGTACCTCTGCTAAGTGTTGGTGCGCCTCAGTAGTTAGATCGGGGGTCCCGATTTTCTCTTCCAGTGGACTTCGCCCACCTACGTCTtgcggacacacacacatacacacgctcCTGGTCTCCTCTCGAAGGAGCTGCGTCtaacggcagcggcactgaATCCCCCAGCACCTCCTACTGTCTGTCTGTATCTGgtgtgctctcctcctcctccactcgaAACCCTTCCcatctttctcccttccccccatccgcccccctttcctctctctctcttccactccaTCTCGCGCACGACCCTCTTGTAcgcatacgcgcacacatTTGGGGGCGCGCATCAACGCCATCGActacacacaaagagaggccccacgaagagagggagaaaaagacCAATTCATGGGGCGGCCCAGCGGTTTCTTCCGGAGGCtaaaggcgaaggagaagcgcgCCTCCTCACGCAAGCAGCGTGGCACCAAGGGTGCAtccaaggaggagaggcggcgcaAGCACAATGAGCGGGTGGAGCTGTACGCGGCGAAgcgcgaggcggagcagctcgcGGAGGTAAGCAGCTCCAGCGACGACGAACCATCGACAGACTCGGACGCGGAGGAGTACCGCCAGACGAAGTCgttgcggcggctgcagaaGATGCTGGGGGTAACTTCGCCCTCCGACCCCCAAGCCGCATCGTATAAGCGTTCCCGCCGGCAACCGACATCCGCGTCACGCCGCGATGACACTCACGCCGACGAGGATGAGAAAGTGGCAGATGGATGGAACAGCTGCGCAGATGACGACAGTGACAATGCAAACGCGAGGGAATCGCTCTCGACGGAAGGAAAGCAAAACCGTCGCccacctccgcagcggcgtcgcgctCGTCATGAGTGTGCCCAAGCGAAAGCGAGCGCCgcgtgcggcgacgacgacgacgcggatGTGGACGGCGAAGACTGGCGACTCTATTTGGGTGctgtcagcggcagcggtgacgacgacgacgacgaaggTGCGGATGGTGAGGAAGTGACGGAGCTTGGGGAGGAGACGGATGACGCCGACAACGTCGTTGACACAGACCTTCTCATGGACATGGGCGACagtgacgatgacgacgacagtGTCGGCAAGGATGAGGAAAATGAAAACGACGACAATCCGCTCTTCGACCTCGAGAGGAGCGATGGAGACGCTCAAGAAGtagacgacgatgacgatgacggaGCGGATCTCTTCGATGATGCGATGATGtacgacggcgaggaggaggacgaggaggagggtgaagAGCGGGAGGATATCTATGTCGATGACGAAGACGATGACGCGGCGGCAGGGAAGGAACGGGAAACGGATTCACAAgagcgccttcttctgcaAAGTTTTCAGTTCAACCCAAGCACCGTCTCTATcctgcggcagtgcggcGCTGTTGGTGAGGCTAACGGCGCGAAGGACAACAGTAGCAGTTCTGTGTTGACAGAGAGGGATGAGTGGGTGCGCAAGTATCATCTCAATTTGCACGGCGCGCTTGACGAGACACCGCTGAAGCCACTGCCAGTACCGCATGCCGCGTTGGAGCTGCTGGCCGAGTCGAACAAGCGTCTTCAGGCGCGCGCCGCTGAACGCCTGAAGACGACTAAAGATAAGAAGGATTTGGGcatcttctttgcctctccgGAGGAGTTCGCCGCAGTGCACCCGGAGAACGTTGCAGTACTCGCcacggcgcacgcacagcagcacctgctaCACGCGCCGTTTGATGTGCAGCGGTGTGCTgcgtcactgccaccgctgtcagCACCTCAGGCAGCAGAGCCATGGACGGCGTGCCCACCGTACCTCCATCCTCTGTTGTGGGAGAAGTGGGCGGCATTCCGTGCAGGCCGAAACGTACCCACATTTACCGCGGAGGAGCGTGGCTTGCTAGATTTGCTGCAAGGCTACGCGGACCTGCTTGACACACTCCACTGCTGGCAGAACAGCGAGTCGCGGCGCGAAATCTTCGCGTTGCACCTACTCAATCACTGGTTCAAGGCCCGGTCTGTCGTGCTAGCGCATGACACCCTCCTGGCAAAGCGCCAGGAGGCGCAGAGaaggcgtcgctgtcgtGACCAGCAGAAGAGGCAACGCAGACACAACGGAGGCACTCTGGACAGCGACGCCTTCTCTGCTGATGCGAAGTGGCTCACACAGCAGAGCTCTACGAGAAACCGGGGTCGGCAGGCAAAAGGCAAGGCCCCCGTCAGTCAGCAAAACAAACCAGAGAAGGAAGTGACGAAGTCTGATGAAATTTGCTGTGAGGCCGACAGCGAGCAGCAAGAGCACAATCTGGACACCGATGACCAGGAGCTCGAGCTTCGCGACCGTGGCTTCAGCAAGAcacgtttgtgtgtgttgtgccCACTGCGCAACCACGCCTACAAGTTTGTCTACTCACTAGTGTCCATACTGCAAGCCGACCCGTCCAGGTGCCCTAAGCTGGCCATGTTCGAGCAGGACTTTACGGAGATTGAGGAGGCCGTCGATCCAACCTTCAAGCGGCGGCCGCGCGACTACCAGCGCGCCTTCGAGGGCAACATCGACGACTCCTTCTGTGTAGGGTTGCGGCTGGAGCCGGATCGGGTGCACGTCTACTCGCACCCCCTCAACAGCGACTTGCTCCTGTGCTCTCCGCTcggcctgcgccgccgtatCGAGAAGAACGGTGACGttctcgtctccctctcctccatcgAAGTGTGCCTCCTCGAGGACGCGCAGATGCTCTTTCAACAAAACTGGATGCACGTCACGGCTGTGCTGGAGTTGCTGAACAAACGCCCGACCGACACTACGCACGGCCTCTCTGATCTGCGCCGCGTCTACGCGTGGGTGCTGGAAGGCAAGagcggccgccaccgccagacAATCATGTCGACAAATGTATGTAACGCGACAATGCTGGCCACCttccgcaccgcctctgtgAACAACTCAGGGAAActtcttctgcagcgccgcgccgacCCCGGGGTGCTGTCACGGGTGCTAGTTCCGGTGCGGCAACACTTCATCCGCTTCGACCCAGGCTCGCTGGCCACCGTCGACGAGGACCGCTTTGAGTTCTTCACGAAGCAGGTGTACGAGACCAAGATCAACGCCATGGCCGAGCGCGACGTCCGCGTCATCATTTTTGTTCCCTCGTACTTCGActttgtgcgcgtgcgcaacTACCTCCACCGTGAGTACCGTGAGAGCTATGTGGCACTGTGCGAGTACACCTCGCtaaagcagcagcgcaaggcTCTTGGGCAGTTCTCTGACCTCGAGCGCCCGGTCCTGCTCGTGACGGAGCGCTTCTACTACTTCAAGCGCTACTTTGTGAAGCTGGCAGAGGCGCTCCTCTTCTACAGTCCGCCAATGTTCCCCGAGTACTACGCGTCCCTCGCAAACAGGCTCGTGTCGACGTCGCCGAACGCCTTCACAATGACACTCTACTGCCGCTATGACACGCACGAGCTGAACCGCTTGGTGGGCACGTCGCGCATGGTCCAGTTGCTTGAGCGCGACTCCGgcgtcttttcctttgttaCCTCGTAGGGCGACGGTAGCGCAGAGTGTGAGAAGGCGGGGTGGTGTAGCGGATGGTCTCGGCAAATAGTGCTGCAGAACGCGTCGAGTGCATATGGGCCCACTAcccgcgcctcctcccatcctcctcgcctccgcctctcgcGCTATCACGCCGGCTCTTTTACTTTGCCTCACATTTCTCCCTAAAAAGAAACGACTAAGCAAGGGCGGTCGTCTAAGCGCAATTGGTGAAAATGGCCACGCCGTTgttgcggtggcggtggtgttcCCTTTTTCGGCTGTCTTTTGACCTCTCGCTTTCctgagccacacacacacacacacacctccacaTAAGGCAAAGCGTACCCACGTCCGTGccgcgtatgtgtgtgtgtgtgtggaggtgtgggtgtatgtgtgtgtgcgtgtgtgtgtgtgtcgtagTCTCCGTATGATGGGCAGGGGTGTGATGTGGTGAGTTGAgctcccctcgctctccaccctccacccccaggccctcccttctctctcccacctcccaccacatcaccaccaccacccacatcTTGTCCCTGTGCATGCCCACTGAGGTCTGCTCCTGTGGCCAAACCAAGGAACGATGGACGCCCTCATACTGAGGCCTACATGCACATATAGTCGGAAGCAtccgcgtgtgtgggcgttgGTCATTAGTGGGTGGCTATTGTGGAGGTGAGAAAAGCAGCGACCTCTTCCTGtcgtttgcgtgtgtgtgtgtgtgtgtgtgtgtttgtgtgtggcCCTCTGCTGCAACTACTTCAGCTCACATGGCCTCCCCGAGCATTCTTCAACAACCTTTGCATTAGATGgacccccctccttccctctgcgcccttcctttcctcctcttagTCGCTGACCCGCACGACTGGCAGACATCAGCGTCGCCGTTGCAAGCGCAAGGCAAAAcgagcaacacacacacacataccgtGACACAAACGAGAGGAGACCGAGAGAAGTCTAGTGCCGAAGAACAGGTGCTCGCCTACCTCACTAGCGGTGCTATAGCTCCCAGGTCAGCTGGCTGTAGATGAGGGTGAAGGTATCTGTGTGAAACCATTTTCTTCCTGCCTGCTTGGAAAGCCGATTTCTACCCATCACCTCttcgacagagagagaggagagaggagagaagcacctAGGCGCTCGCTTACATAGCCAAAGGAATAAAAGTATTATAGATATTCCTGCCGTAAACGAGCGTGGAGGTGGACCACCACACGTAACCCCTCACGTGAGAAGATGGCCACCACTGCCTTTCAATTTGTTCAGGGAAACGAGCGCCTTGACTGGGGCATCCTCGTCTCCATTGATGTTGAGCGACTGATGAAGTCCACCAACGTGGGCACCCTGCAGCGCATCATCGAGAACATCGCCTTCTCCCGTGTGACACGCGATGAGGCCGCCCTCCTCACGCCAGACCACATCCTGCACCTCTTTCAGCTCTGCCAAGTGGTGATCCAGTACTTGGTCTACTCACAGGAGATCCTCGCCAACATCAACGTCAAGCTGAACGACCGTATGGAGGGGCAGCAGGCCACTGCGCATGAGCGGGAGATGCTTCTCCAGCGGCTCTCCGACGAGACCGCCCTGCTGAAGAAGCAGGCCaagacgcagcggcgcacgctgTTGGCGTACGAGTACAACGTGCATGCAGCGTTGGCGCGCGGGGTgaccggcagcggtgctgccccCGGCGTTCCGGCGACTTTGTACATTTGCCCATACTGCGGGGATGAGTACCACAAGGCCGAGTCCATGCAGTCGCACCTGCGCAAGAGGCATAACACGACAGCGGGGTCGACAAACTCGCCGGTCGCAGGCActgccacccctcccccgccgccAAtcgcgggcggcggcggcggcccaACTTACGGCAACCACCCAGAGTCTTCCATCccacctgctgctggtggttgCATCGCAGCCGCCGGGGATGCTGAGACGCTCCAGCAACTTCGTCACCGTGTGGAACAGTTAGAAAGAGACaaggaggtgatggagcGGCAACAGCGTGAGAACCTGATACTTATGATGCTGGGTGCCTC
Above is a genomic segment from Leishmania panamensis strain MHOM/PA/94/PSC-1 chromosome 14 sequence containing:
- a CDS encoding hypothetical protein (TriTrypDB/GeneDB-style sysID: LpmP.14.0390~partially sequenced multicopy gene), encoding DATLLAALEQLEEVRERLHDTLREAAFGFTSAQREEESTRGCFVSFDAVPTAQGTLEALVSLTRKPVTTSPSGSEETRRGENNEAARVDSCSYAWEMVLINGKRRRRQQVRAAEPQQGSPTSNSAEEEADISPPDPIYYFSECPSSALRECQEAYRRVLRCAVETVNAQQRALAAAVAMTAASVQES
- a CDS encoding hypothetical protein (TriTrypDB/GeneDB-style sysID: LpmP.14.0400), yielding MGRPSGFFRRLKAKEKRASSRKQRGTKGASKEERRRKHNERVELYAAKREAEQLAEVSSSSDDEPSTDSDAEEYRQTKSLRRLQKMLGVTSPSDPQAASYKRSRRQPTSASRRDDTHADEDEKVADGWNSCADDDSDNANARESLSTEGKQNRRPPPQRRRARHECAQAKASAACGDDDDADVDGEDWRLYLGAVSGSGDDDDDEGADGEEVTELGEETDDADNVVDTDLLMDMGDSDDDDDSVGKDEENENDDNPLFDLERSDGDAQEVDDDDDDGADLFDDAMMYDGEEEDEEEGEEREDIYVDDEDDDAAAGKERETDSQERLLLQSFQFNPSTVSILRQCGAVGEANGAKDNSSSSVLTERDEWVRKYHLNLHGALDETPLKPLPVPHAALELLAESNKRLQARAAERLKTTKDKKDLGIFFASPEEFAAVHPENVAVLATAHAQQHLLHAPFDVQRCAASLPPLSAPQAAEPWTACPPYLHPLLWEKWAAFRAGRNVPTFTAEERGLLDLLQGYADLLDTLHCWQNSESRREIFALHLLNHWFKARSVVLAHDTLLAKRQEAQRRRRCRDQQKRQRRHNGGTLDSDAFSADAKWLTQQSSTRNRGRQAKGKAPVSQQNKPEKEVTKSDEICCEADSEQQEHNLDTDDQELELRDRGFSKTRLCVLCPLRNHAYKFVYSLVSILQADPSRCPKLAMFEQDFTEIEEAVDPTFKRRPRDYQRAFEGNIDDSFCVGLRLEPDRVHVYSHPLNSDLLLCSPLGLRRRIEKNGDVLVSLSSIEVCLLEDAQMLFQQNWMHVTAVLELLNKRPTDTTHGLSDLRRVYAWVLEGKSGRHRQTIMSTNVCNATMLATFRTASVNNSGKLLLQRRADPGVLSRVLVPVRQHFIRFDPGSLATVDEDRFEFFTKQVYETKINAMAERDVRVIIFVPSYFDFVRVRNYLHREYRESYVALCEYTSLKQQRKALGQFSDLERPVLLVTERFYYFKRYFVKLAEALLFYSPPMFPEYYASLANRLVSTSPNAFTMTLYCRYDTHELNRLVGTSRMVQLLERDSGVFSFVTS